From Anaerolineae bacterium:
GAGCCAGCGCCTCCTCAGCCGGCAGCCCATCCGGAACGAACACCTCGGACGTATCCATGTGGAACTTCATCTCTTCACCCTCGCATCTTGCTTGAGAGAACCTCACCCCCAGTCCCCTCTCCAACAAGGAGAAGGGGAGACGCAACCCCCCTTCCCCAGACCGAGAGGGGTGCCTGGGCGCCCCCTTCCCCCGCAGGGAAGTCCGCCATTTGGCTCCGCCAGATGGCGCGGGTCGGAGGATTAGGTCCGCCTATCCGATCTCCGGCAGGCTGGCGGCAGCGATAGACTGGCCCACCCGCCGGCTCTTCTCGTCCGGCAATTGCACGTTGATCCTCGCTGCCAGATCGGGGAATTCGCTGCGCAGGACTTCGTTGGCTCCAGCTAGAATCAGCTCCCCGCCGCGGCCAGAAGTGCAGCGACCCAGGATGAGCACGTGCTTGACGTCGTAGAAATCAGCGTAGTGAGGGATGGCGTACCCCAGGTAGTAGCCCATGCTCTGCCAGATCTTGACCGCTCCCTCGTGCCCGGCCTCCAGCTTCTCCTGCACGAACTGGAGCTTCTCGGCGTCGGTGATGCCCCCGGGCACCTCGATGCCGGCCTTGGGCGCCAGGCGGAAGACGCACTGCTGGGAGAAGTAGAGCGCGCCTACGCCCTTGTCCCCCGACCACTCGTCCACCGGGGCGTTAGGCTGGTAGTCCACCGGAGCGAAGGCCAGCTCGCTCAGCCAGGGGTTGATGGAACCCTGGAGGTTGACGTACCCGGCGGCTTCACTGGAGCCCATGGCAATGCCCAGGATGCCGGTATCCTCCAGAGACATGGCTCCAGCCAGGGCGGTGACATCGCCGTCGTTGATCACCTCCAGGGGCACACCCATCTCGTCGCGGATGCGCAGGAATAGGTTCCGGACCTTATGGTACTGGTCCTTGGGCACGCCCCGGAACAGAGAGGCGATCATGGGCCGATTGTTGATGTAGATGCCGGCCGCGCTGCCGCCGATGGCGTCCACCCGGGGCATCTTGGAGGCGGCCGTCTTCAGGGCGCTCATAATCTCGCGGTAGTGATACTCGGGATCGGACTGCTGGCGCGGTTGCCAGACCACCTCCTCGCTGAAGATGGCCTCGCCGTTGACCACAGCCGACACCTTGCGATCGGAGGCCCCCAGGTCGAAGCCGATACGGTATCCGTCCAGATGGCGCCCTAGGGAGCGGGCGGCCTCGCGGGCGCGAGGCACGTCGTCCGGCTCGCAGGGGACGACAGTGAAAGTGCGCTCGTAGACGTCCTCACCCATGAAGTGGTAGTCGAATTTCCTCTCGCCTTCGGGGGAGTAGACCCTCTTGATGTACTCCCCAATCGAACGCGGCCCACCCACGTAGACCTTCCAGCCGCCGCGCTGCCAGAGCAAGAACTTGACCAGTCGCTCGGCATACATCAGGTTGGCCTCGGCGCGGGGATGCCCCTCTGCGAACACTTGCGTCTCGAAGCGGGAGGTCTCGCCCTCTAGGCGCTCGAGGCCCAAGACCAGGGGGACACCCTGACCAGAGTCGGCCACTTCCTTCTGATACGCCCGGTTGGCCAGAACCGCGGGCCGGAAATCCGGATCGAGAGGGGGAACGAACTTCGGAGGTACAAGCCTAAAGGCGTCCATCATCGAGGCTCCTTTGGTGAGATACGCAAGCCAGCATT
This genomic window contains:
- a CDS encoding ROK family protein, with the protein product MMDAFRLVPPKFVPPLDPDFRPAVLANRAYQKEVADSGQGVPLVLGLERLEGETSRFETQVFAEGHPRAEANLMYAERLVKFLLWQRGGWKVYVGGPRSIGEYIKRVYSPEGERKFDYHFMGEDVYERTFTVVPCEPDDVPRAREAARSLGRHLDGYRIGFDLGASDRKVSAVVNGEAIFSEEVVWQPRQQSDPEYHYREIMSALKTAASKMPRVDAIGGSAAGIYINNRPMIASLFRGVPKDQYHKVRNLFLRIRDEMGVPLEVINDGDVTALAGAMSLEDTGILGIAMGSSEAAGYVNLQGSINPWLSELAFAPVDYQPNAPVDEWSGDKGVGALYFSQQCVFRLAPKAGIEVPGGITDAEKLQFVQEKLEAGHEGAVKIWQSMGYYLGYAIPHYADFYDVKHVLILGRCTSGRGGELILAGANEVLRSEFPDLAARINVQLPDEKSRRVGQSIAAASLPEIG